A part of Melittangium boletus DSM 14713 genomic DNA contains:
- a CDS encoding isoaspartyl peptidase/L-asparaginase family protein yields MSAPLRRALHAAVLAVLMLPLGCATSLVTQKEEERRLRAPEDSTRPAPRWGLVIHGGAGVISRESLSPEREAAVRAALTESLQAGHAVLARGGTSVEAVTAAIRVLEDSPYFNAGKGAVFTHEGKNELDAAIMNGRTREAGAVAGLRHVKNPITLARAVMEKSPHVMLVGEGAEAFAKQQGVELVAEDYFRTEERWESLRRALEAEKQGSTAPPEPGQPQEPPPPQTRGGTGGEDHKFGTVGAVALDQAGNLAAGTSTGGMTNKRFGRVGDSPIIGAGTYADPRCAVSATGHGEYFIRYTVARDICARVELLDLPVLESANQVVMDVLVEAGGEGGVIAMDAQGNVAMPFNSQGMYRGYMGPEGIASVSIFKSP; encoded by the coding sequence ATGTCCGCTCCGCTTCGTCGTGCCCTCCACGCCGCCGTCCTCGCGGTGTTGATGCTGCCCCTGGGTTGTGCCACGAGTCTCGTCACCCAGAAGGAAGAGGAGCGACGCTTGCGCGCACCCGAGGACAGCACCCGGCCCGCCCCCCGTTGGGGACTCGTCATCCACGGGGGAGCGGGCGTCATCTCCCGCGAGTCCCTCTCTCCCGAGCGGGAGGCCGCCGTGCGCGCCGCGCTCACCGAATCCCTCCAGGCGGGTCATGCCGTGCTCGCCCGGGGTGGTACCAGCGTGGAGGCCGTCACCGCCGCCATCCGCGTGCTGGAGGACTCGCCCTACTTCAACGCGGGCAAGGGCGCCGTCTTCACCCACGAGGGGAAGAACGAGCTGGATGCCGCGATCATGAACGGGCGCACGCGCGAGGCGGGCGCGGTGGCGGGTCTGCGCCACGTGAAGAATCCCATCACCCTGGCGCGCGCCGTGATGGAGAAGTCCCCGCACGTGATGTTGGTGGGCGAGGGCGCCGAGGCGTTCGCGAAGCAGCAGGGCGTGGAGCTCGTCGCCGAGGACTACTTCCGCACCGAGGAGCGCTGGGAGTCCCTGCGGCGCGCGCTGGAAGCGGAGAAGCAGGGCTCGACGGCGCCTCCCGAGCCGGGCCAGCCCCAGGAGCCTCCCCCGCCCCAGACGCGAGGAGGGACGGGGGGAGAGGATCACAAGTTCGGCACCGTGGGCGCGGTGGCGTTGGATCAGGCGGGAAACCTCGCCGCGGGCACCTCCACGGGAGGGATGACGAACAAGCGCTTTGGCCGGGTGGGGGATTCGCCCATCATCGGCGCGGGGACCTACGCGGACCCCCGCTGCGCCGTCTCCGCCACCGGTCACGGCGAGTACTTCATCCGCTACACCGTGGCCCGCGACATCTGCGCCCGCGTGGAGTTGTTGGACCTGCCAGTGCTGGAGTCCGCCAACCAGGTCGTCATGGACGTGCTGGTGGAGGCGGGGGGCGAGGGCGGCGTCATCGCGATGGATGCCCAGGGGAACGTGGCCATGCCCTTCAACTCCCAGGGCATGTACCGCGGTTACATGGGGCCGGAGGGAATCGCCTCGGTGTCCATCTTCAAGTCGCCCTGA
- a CDS encoding HAMP domain-containing sensor histidine kinase yields MSLKWVITAAVALLATLALGAASSLVVLTTYLHRITLKMGEAVEGVRAAEDFEVSLLTFHRLQASRRRGEPIPDETLRRAEGDLYLQLERCLNEAQSEEEQALLASVQATFAAYLDVHARAPLSSLSRSTNLELNTHLEATLTPLNQVIALNILEARADQAQADQWDRIANLVGMIVAIVLVLGGALLWLWMRRSVFRPLLDISHAMRRFGSDDRSLRAPVAGPTELREMARTFNEMAESLRDQREAQLAFLAGVAHDLRNPLSALKMSAALVTSGRVSEERMQKTMGLVRRQVSRLDRMVGDLLDATRIEAGHFELSLEERDVRELVVSVVELYSAGGTPRELRMVLPEQPLVMRCDATRVEQVLHNLVSNALKYSPESSAVEVRVRREGDEVCLSVVDQGIGISPEEMRGLFAPFLRTGRAREKAPGVGIGLSVARRIVEAHGGRIEVESQPGQGSTFQVRLPLARAVEANPESGPEHEPPDPTGSLH; encoded by the coding sequence ATGAGTCTCAAATGGGTCATCACCGCGGCGGTCGCCTTGCTGGCCACGCTCGCGCTGGGGGCCGCCTCCTCGCTCGTCGTCCTGACGACGTACCTGCACCGGATCACGCTCAAGATGGGCGAGGCGGTGGAGGGGGTCCGGGCAGCCGAGGACTTCGAGGTCTCCCTGCTCACCTTCCACCGGCTCCAGGCTTCTCGCCGCCGGGGGGAGCCCATCCCGGACGAGACGCTTCGCCGGGCCGAGGGGGACTTGTATCTGCAGTTGGAGCGGTGCCTGAACGAGGCGCAGTCGGAGGAGGAGCAGGCGCTGCTCGCCTCCGTGCAGGCGACCTTCGCCGCCTACCTCGACGTCCATGCCCGGGCTCCGCTCAGCTCGCTGTCGAGGTCGACGAACCTGGAGCTCAACACCCACCTGGAGGCGACCCTCACCCCGCTCAACCAGGTCATCGCCCTCAACATCCTCGAGGCCCGTGCCGATCAAGCGCAAGCGGACCAGTGGGATCGGATCGCCAACCTGGTGGGGATGATTGTCGCCATCGTGCTGGTGCTCGGGGGGGCGCTGCTGTGGCTCTGGATGCGCCGCTCCGTCTTCCGGCCCTTGCTGGACATCAGCCACGCCATGCGGCGCTTCGGCTCGGATGACCGCTCCCTTCGCGCTCCCGTGGCGGGCCCCACGGAGCTGCGCGAGATGGCGCGCACCTTCAACGAGATGGCCGAGTCCCTGAGGGACCAGCGCGAGGCGCAGCTCGCCTTCCTCGCGGGCGTGGCGCATGACCTGCGCAATCCCCTCTCCGCGCTCAAGATGTCCGCCGCCCTCGTCACCTCGGGCCGCGTGTCCGAGGAGCGCATGCAGAAGACGATGGGGCTGGTGCGCCGCCAGGTGTCGCGGTTGGACCGGATGGTGGGAGACCTGCTGGATGCCACGCGCATCGAGGCGGGACACTTCGAGCTGAGCCTGGAGGAGCGCGATGTGCGCGAGCTGGTGGTCTCCGTGGTGGAGCTGTACAGCGCCGGAGGGACGCCTCGGGAACTGCGGATGGTTCTGCCCGAGCAGCCCCTGGTGATGCGCTGCGATGCCACGCGCGTGGAGCAGGTGTTGCACAACCTGGTGAGCAACGCGCTCAAGTACTCGCCCGAGAGCAGCGCGGTGGAAGTGCGGGTGCGCCGCGAGGGCGATGAGGTGTGCTTGTCCGTGGTGGACCAGGGCATTGGCATCTCTCCCGAGGAGATGCGGGGGCTGTTCGCGCCCTTCCTGCGCACGGGGCGCGCGAGGGAGAAGGCGCCGGGGGTGGGCATTGGCTTGTCGGTGGCCCGGCGCATCGTGGAGGCGCACGGCGGCCGCATCGAGGTGGAGAGCCAGCCGGGGCAGGGGTCCACGTTCCAGGTCCGGCTGCCGCTGGCCCGGGCGGTCGAGGCGAATCCGGAGTCCGGGCCGGAGCACGAGCCCCCGGATCCGACCGGCTCCCTGCACTGA
- a CDS encoding bifunctional metallophosphatase/5'-nucleotidase, whose translation MQLRTRHLTLAGALSALVLSASCGEETSYTPPTRDPGSTPTPIPTAAFTLQLLHGSDMESGVSATEVAPRFSAVIRALEEQDPKHTLKLANGDLWLPGVFFNAGGDPTLANLPNVGVASAGRGDIAIFNEIGFHAASFGNHEFDNGPREIRNILATETANGATWSGAKFPYLSANLDFSKSDLSGQVVTSGQIIDAANPGTSLHNKVTKSVVFTVEGEKVGVVGATTPQLPRISSPGTVITAPAESTDYDGLAAIIQAEVDALRTANPGLNKVVLMSHMQQLTIEVDELAKRLDGVDVIIAGGNHDVWTDADDTLFPGDTRVGEYPVWKASKSNEPVAVLNVASNWRYVGRFLANFDDKGVLIRALHDTSKNGAYASSEAVMKKLGAESKVNAAVKTVADKVMDVIAAKDGNLFGKTTVYLNGLRPSMRSEETNFGNLYADALVWYGQQTDATTVISLQNGGGIRDAIGTVGTGATPVYGPPAANPTAKKDEGDISQLDIENSLRFNNGLVLLTVTAEQLKEVLENGVAGVAPGATPGSFPQVGGLRFEYDASKTAQVLDSKTFEVVKAGERVRKVVVLTPSGEDVVVENGAVVGNAKRTFRMATSIYLNGGGDGYPFPRFGDRNFVTLSELEPGATATFTTKGHEQHAFASYMAATYPKSGPGYTVADTSRNEDKRIVYLAP comes from the coding sequence ATGCAACTGAGAACCCGACATCTGACTCTCGCGGGCGCCCTCTCGGCCCTGGTCCTCTCCGCTTCGTGCGGAGAGGAAACGTCGTACACGCCGCCGACGCGTGATCCGGGCAGTACCCCGACGCCCATTCCCACGGCCGCGTTCACCCTGCAGCTCCTCCACGGCTCGGACATGGAGTCCGGCGTGTCCGCCACCGAGGTGGCGCCGCGCTTCTCCGCGGTCATCCGCGCGCTCGAGGAGCAGGATCCCAAGCACACCCTCAAGCTCGCCAACGGCGACCTGTGGCTGCCCGGCGTCTTCTTCAACGCCGGGGGAGATCCCACCCTGGCGAACTTGCCCAACGTGGGCGTGGCGAGCGCGGGTCGTGGCGACATCGCCATCTTCAATGAGATCGGCTTCCACGCCGCCTCGTTCGGCAACCACGAGTTCGACAACGGCCCCCGGGAGATCCGCAACATCCTGGCCACGGAGACCGCGAATGGAGCCACCTGGTCTGGCGCGAAGTTCCCCTACCTGAGCGCCAACCTGGACTTCTCCAAGAGCGACCTGTCCGGCCAGGTCGTGACCTCGGGGCAGATCATCGACGCGGCCAACCCCGGCACGTCGTTGCACAACAAGGTGACCAAGAGCGTCGTCTTCACCGTGGAGGGTGAGAAGGTGGGCGTGGTGGGAGCCACCACGCCCCAGCTGCCGCGCATCTCCTCGCCGGGCACCGTCATCACCGCTCCCGCCGAGTCCACGGACTATGACGGGCTCGCCGCCATCATCCAGGCCGAGGTCGACGCGCTGCGCACGGCCAACCCCGGCCTGAACAAGGTCGTCCTGATGTCGCACATGCAGCAGCTCACCATCGAGGTGGACGAGCTGGCCAAGCGCCTGGACGGTGTGGACGTCATCATCGCCGGTGGCAATCACGACGTGTGGACGGACGCGGATGACACGCTCTTCCCCGGCGACACGCGCGTGGGCGAGTACCCCGTGTGGAAGGCCTCCAAGTCCAACGAGCCCGTGGCCGTGCTGAACGTGGCCTCCAACTGGCGTTACGTGGGCCGCTTCCTCGCCAACTTCGATGACAAGGGCGTGCTCATCCGCGCGCTGCACGACACGTCGAAGAACGGCGCCTATGCCTCCTCCGAGGCGGTCATGAAGAAGCTCGGCGCGGAGTCCAAGGTGAACGCCGCGGTCAAGACCGTGGCCGACAAGGTGATGGACGTGATCGCCGCCAAGGACGGCAACCTGTTCGGCAAGACGACGGTGTACCTCAACGGCCTGCGTCCCTCGATGCGCTCCGAGGAGACCAACTTCGGCAACCTCTACGCCGATGCGCTCGTCTGGTACGGCCAGCAGACGGACGCCACGACGGTCATCTCCCTGCAGAACGGCGGCGGCATCCGCGACGCCATCGGCACGGTGGGCACGGGGGCGACCCCCGTCTATGGCCCTCCCGCGGCCAACCCCACCGCCAAGAAGGACGAGGGGGACATCAGCCAGCTGGACATCGAGAACAGCCTGCGGTTCAACAACGGCCTGGTGCTGCTCACGGTGACGGCCGAGCAGCTCAAGGAGGTGCTGGAGAATGGCGTGGCCGGCGTGGCGCCGGGTGCCACTCCGGGCTCCTTCCCCCAGGTGGGCGGTCTGCGCTTCGAGTATGACGCGAGCAAGACCGCGCAGGTGCTCGACAGCAAGACCTTCGAGGTCGTGAAGGCCGGCGAGCGCGTGCGCAAGGTGGTGGTCCTCACGCCCAGTGGAGAGGATGTCGTGGTGGAGAATGGCGCGGTGGTGGGCAACGCCAAGCGCACCTTCCGCATGGCGACGAGCATCTATCTGAATGGTGGCGGTGACGGCTATCCGTTCCCCCGCTTCGGCGACAGGAACTTCGTCACGCTGTCCGAGCTGGAGCCGGGCGCCACCGCCACCTTCACGACCAAGGGCCACGAGCAGCACGCGTTCGCGTCCTACATGGCCGCGACGTATCCCAAGTCCGGTCCGGGCTACACCGTGGCCGACACGAGCCGGAACGAGGACAAGCGCATCGTCTACCTCGCGCCGTGA